From the genome of Rhodothermales bacterium, one region includes:
- a CDS encoding polyhydroxyalkanoic acid system family protein has product MAHIDVTRRHDLGLDGARHAAEEVVHELADHMTLEAYWEGDTLVAQGPGFDGHFHAAPDSVRVTVRLGLMLRPLRRTIRSEIDDYLDRYTA; this is encoded by the coding sequence ATGGCGCACATCGACGTGACCCGCCGCCACGACCTCGGCCTCGACGGGGCCCGCCACGCCGCCGAAGAAGTCGTCCACGAGCTGGCCGATCACATGACGCTGGAGGCGTACTGGGAGGGCGACACGCTCGTCGCGCAGGGGCCGGGGTTCGACGGCCACTTCCACGCCGCGCCCGACTCCGTCCGCGTCACCGTCCGCCTCGGGCTCATGCTCCGCCCGCTCCGCCGCACGATACGCTCCGAGATCGACGACTACCTCGACCGCTACACGGCGTGA
- a CDS encoding alanyl-tRNA synthetase — protein MSEPLEPDSPDRPPAAGARKSTTWLKRFGAAGFLFFLVKGLLWLTLPAILLYFGC, from the coding sequence ATGTCCGAACCTCTCGAGCCAGACTCTCCTGACCGTCCGCCCGCTGCTGGAGCGCGCAAAAGTACGACGTGGCTCAAGCGCTTCGGGGCGGCGGGGTTCCTCTTCTTCCTCGTCAAAGGCCTCCTCTGGCTGACACTCCCCGCCATTCTCCTCTACTTCGGCTGCTGA
- a CDS encoding gamma carbonic anhydrase family protein translates to MIEPFLGLHPRLDGANFVAPTAAVIGDVTLGRDASIWHGASLRGDVHFIRIGAGSNVQDNATVHVSRGTHPCVIGDGVTIGHNAVVHGCTVEDDCLIGMAAVVLDGAVIGAGSLVGAGALVTGDTIIPPRSLVLGSPAKAVRSLTDEEEERIRANAAHYVRMSAMYRGEVTPEVNPFYERADG, encoded by the coding sequence ATGATCGAACCCTTCCTCGGCCTCCACCCCCGCCTCGACGGCGCCAACTTCGTCGCTCCCACCGCCGCCGTCATCGGCGACGTGACGCTCGGCCGCGACGCGAGCATCTGGCACGGCGCGAGCCTGCGCGGCGACGTCCACTTCATCCGCATCGGCGCAGGTTCGAACGTGCAAGACAACGCGACCGTCCACGTCAGCCGGGGGACGCACCCCTGCGTGATCGGCGACGGGGTGACGATCGGGCACAACGCCGTCGTCCACGGCTGCACGGTCGAGGACGACTGCCTGATCGGGATGGCTGCCGTCGTGCTCGACGGGGCGGTCATCGGGGCGGGGAGCCTCGTCGGGGCCGGGGCGCTCGTCACCGGCGATACGATCATCCCGCCGCGCTCGCTCGTGCTCGGCTCGCCCGCGAAGGCCGTCCGCTCGCTGACGGACGAGGAGGAGGAGCGCATCCGCGCGAATGCCGCGCACTACGTCCGCATGAGCGCGATGTACCGCGGTGAGGTGACGCCCGAGGTGAACCCGTTCTACGAGCGCGCCGACGGCTGA
- a CDS encoding M48 family metallopeptidase — protein MLRALPLRIAALLLLPLVAGCSGSRPAAPAVPLPAGLSPSEQKLWTTSAYEVERLQRSGLVNADPALTAYVQEVGMRLVPERLNVPATFRFHVVMDPDANAFALPDGNIYVHLGLLARVQREDQLAQVLGHEVRHVTGRHSAVKYDQARGIAGATQVLSVAAAIGFGAMGGGGVQFWGGVSQLGLALTASAAINGHGRAAEEDSDLYAVQAMDAEGYDLCAATELFELLLAEHGQASAATTFFYGSHPQLTKRMAYTRERAEHLHGGDLACEPAPRDSVYLARTAGVRAAQVELWVRSERFDRALEAADRALAVDSTDAYLRFWRAEALRLGPEDAASRQQAEDDYWRATELDTTYAAPYRGIGLLAEEDGDAEAAIDAYDYYLYLDPEAKDRRYIQHRIATLRGAGSDAVETESTETNESTDGE, from the coding sequence TTGCTACGTGCTCTGCCCCTCCGTATCGCCGCGCTCCTGCTGCTCCCGCTCGTCGCCGGGTGCAGCGGCAGCCGCCCCGCCGCGCCGGCCGTCCCGCTCCCCGCCGGCCTGAGCCCGTCCGAGCAAAAGCTGTGGACGACGAGCGCGTACGAAGTCGAACGGCTGCAGCGGAGCGGCCTCGTCAACGCCGACCCGGCCCTCACCGCGTACGTGCAGGAGGTGGGAATGCGCCTCGTACCCGAGCGGCTGAACGTCCCGGCGACGTTTCGCTTCCACGTGGTGATGGACCCCGACGCGAACGCCTTCGCGCTGCCGGACGGCAACATCTACGTCCACCTCGGCCTCCTCGCCCGGGTCCAGCGCGAGGATCAGCTTGCCCAGGTGCTCGGCCACGAAGTGCGCCACGTCACCGGCCGCCACTCGGCTGTGAAATACGACCAGGCGCGCGGGATCGCGGGCGCCACGCAGGTGCTCAGCGTGGCAGCGGCCATCGGGTTCGGGGCGATGGGCGGCGGCGGGGTCCAATTCTGGGGCGGCGTCTCCCAGCTCGGCCTCGCGCTCACCGCGAGCGCCGCGATCAACGGCCACGGCCGCGCCGCCGAGGAGGACTCCGACCTCTACGCCGTCCAAGCGATGGATGCCGAGGGGTACGACCTCTGCGCGGCGACCGAACTGTTCGAGTTGCTCCTCGCCGAGCACGGGCAGGCATCGGCCGCGACGACGTTTTTCTACGGCAGCCACCCCCAACTCACGAAGCGAATGGCGTACACCCGCGAGCGCGCCGAGCACCTCCACGGCGGCGACCTCGCCTGCGAGCCGGCCCCGCGCGACAGCGTGTACCTCGCCCGCACGGCCGGCGTCCGCGCCGCCCAGGTCGAACTCTGGGTGCGGTCCGAGCGCTTCGACCGCGCGTTGGAGGCCGCGGACCGCGCGCTCGCCGTTGACTCGACCGACGCGTACCTCCGGTTCTGGCGCGCCGAAGCGCTCCGCCTCGGCCCCGAGGACGCGGCATCGCGACAGCAGGCCGAGGACGACTACTGGCGCGCCACCGAGCTCGACACGACGTACGCCGCGCCGTACCGCGGGATCGGCCTCCTCGCCGAAGAGGACGGTGATGCCGAGGCGGCCATCGATGCCTACGACTACTACCTCTACCTCGACCCCGAGGCGAAGGACCGGCGCTACATCCAACACCGCATCGCCACGCTGCGCGGTGCGGGCAGCGACGCTGTCGAAACCGAATCCACCGAAACCAACGAGTCCACCGACGGGGAGTAG
- a CDS encoding NfeD family protein, with protein MLDVYWICLVGGLIFSVLTLLLGDVLDGVLDGLDGIDFLDPLSIVGGLTVFGGAGVVLTESMDLGGATTTAAAALIGVGLAVLMHFVYVRPMKRSENSTGFSLREYHGKLGEVITTIPATGYGEVLVKMGAGNTFRTAASFDGAPIPQGTRIVVVEIRDGDLLVTPFDELTPVDGSPPSGSPSRLPAA; from the coding sequence ATGCTGGATGTTTATTGGATCTGCCTCGTCGGAGGATTGATCTTCTCCGTGCTCACGCTCCTCCTCGGCGACGTGCTCGACGGGGTGCTCGATGGGCTCGACGGGATCGACTTCCTCGACCCGCTCTCGATCGTCGGCGGGCTGACGGTCTTCGGCGGCGCGGGCGTTGTGCTCACGGAGTCGATGGACCTTGGCGGCGCAACGACGACCGCTGCCGCCGCCCTCATCGGCGTCGGGCTCGCCGTGCTGATGCACTTCGTCTACGTCCGCCCGATGAAGCGGAGCGAGAACTCGACGGGCTTCTCGCTGCGCGAGTACCACGGCAAGCTCGGCGAGGTCATCACCACGATCCCGGCGACGGGCTACGGCGAGGTCCTCGTCAAGATGGGCGCGGGCAACACGTTCCGCACCGCCGCCTCGTTCGACGGCGCGCCGATCCCGCAGGGGACCCGCATCGTCGTCGTCGAGATCCGTGACGGCGACCTGCTCGTGACGCCGTTCGACGAGTTGACGCCGGTGGATGGTTCGCCTCCGTCCGGCTCGCCCTCTCGCCTGCCCGCCGCCTGA
- a CDS encoding flotillin family protein: protein MDPTLLALIITISAIVLLVMVLASRYKTVSPDEAMIITGAAMGGKNVLTDESGRRVKIVRGGGAFIVPIVQQRERLSLLSHKLDVMTPEVYTAEGVPVMTDGVAVIKVGSSVEDVATAAEQFLGKPDEELRAEAREVLEGHLRAILGTLTVEEVYRNRDKFAQEVQSVAARDLKKMGLQIVSFTIKDVRDKNGYLEALGRPRIAAIKRDADIAEAEAMRDARIKKAEADENGQKAELLRDTNVAEATKDKELKVAAFKRDQDTAKAEADLAYAVQEATSQRLVVEEQMQVELVRKQREVELETLEIERREREYDAEVKKKADAERYRVEQAAEAAKSQRIREAEAQQFAIEAEAKARAEGTRAEGSAEADVIRAKGLAEAEAKEKLAEAFEKYGEAAVLDILAKMLPELAGRIAEPIGKIDKISVVDGGGGQGATRVAGYVTELMASSNEMLSNVAGVDLNALARRLVGASDDTPRVPPRLAQPPAPARGDGDSVEPEPRDNT, encoded by the coding sequence ATGGACCCGACCCTGCTCGCGCTCATCATCACGATTTCCGCCATCGTTCTGCTCGTGATGGTCCTCGCGTCGCGGTATAAAACCGTCAGCCCGGACGAGGCCATGATCATCACCGGCGCGGCGATGGGTGGCAAGAACGTCCTCACCGACGAGTCTGGCCGCCGCGTCAAGATCGTGCGCGGCGGCGGGGCGTTCATCGTCCCGATCGTGCAGCAGCGCGAACGGCTCTCGCTCCTCTCGCACAAGCTCGACGTGATGACGCCGGAGGTCTACACCGCCGAGGGCGTCCCCGTGATGACCGACGGCGTGGCCGTCATCAAGGTGGGCTCATCGGTGGAGGACGTGGCGACGGCGGCCGAGCAGTTCCTCGGCAAGCCCGACGAGGAACTGCGGGCCGAGGCTCGCGAGGTCCTCGAAGGCCATCTCCGCGCCATCCTAGGGACGCTGACCGTCGAGGAGGTCTACCGCAACCGCGACAAGTTCGCGCAGGAGGTGCAGTCTGTCGCCGCGCGGGACTTGAAGAAGATGGGGCTCCAGATCGTGAGCTTCACGATTAAAGATGTCCGCGACAAGAACGGCTACCTCGAAGCGCTCGGCCGCCCGCGCATCGCCGCCATCAAGCGCGACGCCGACATCGCTGAAGCCGAGGCCATGCGCGACGCCAGGATCAAAAAGGCCGAGGCCGACGAGAACGGCCAGAAGGCCGAGCTCCTCCGCGACACGAACGTGGCGGAGGCGACGAAGGACAAGGAACTGAAGGTCGCCGCGTTCAAGCGCGATCAGGACACGGCCAAGGCCGAAGCCGACCTCGCCTACGCCGTGCAGGAAGCGACGAGCCAGCGCCTCGTCGTCGAGGAGCAGATGCAGGTGGAACTCGTGCGGAAGCAGCGCGAGGTCGAGCTCGAAACCCTCGAGATCGAGCGGCGCGAGCGGGAGTACGACGCCGAGGTGAAAAAGAAGGCCGACGCCGAGCGCTACCGCGTCGAGCAGGCGGCGGAGGCCGCCAAGAGCCAGCGCATCCGCGAGGCGGAGGCCCAACAGTTCGCCATCGAGGCCGAGGCGAAGGCTCGCGCCGAGGGGACCCGCGCCGAAGGCTCCGCCGAGGCCGACGTCATCCGTGCGAAAGGCCTCGCCGAAGCCGAGGCCAAAGAGAAGCTCGCCGAGGCGTTCGAGAAGTACGGCGAGGCGGCCGTGCTCGATATCCTCGCGAAAATGCTGCCCGAGCTCGCCGGCCGCATCGCCGAGCCGATCGGGAAGATCGACAAGATCTCGGTCGTGGACGGCGGCGGCGGGCAGGGTGCGACGCGCGTCGCGGGCTACGTCACCGAACTGATGGCGTCGTCGAACGAGATGCTGAGCAACGTCGCCGGCGTCGATCTCAACGCGCTTGCCCGCCGGCTCGTCGGTGCGTCGGACGACACGCCGCGCGTCCCACCCCGGCTCGCCCAACCCCCGGCGCCCGCCCGTGGCGACGGCGACTCGGTGGAGCCGGAGCCGCGAGACAACACATAA
- a CDS encoding gluconokinase, GntK/IdnK-type, whose amino-acid sequence MHDAPHPTVLVLIGVSGIGKTSVGRAVAEQLGWAFFDADDFHPAANVAKMRAGEGLTDADRDPWLDAVRAVIERGLREGTPLVLACSALRASYRARLHAGHPQVQFVWLDVAATEIAERLASREDHFAGPDLLASQLDTWEPPARHEAVHVRANGTVNEVARRVVATLALPRISE is encoded by the coding sequence ATGCACGACGCGCCCCACCCCACCGTTCTCGTCCTCATCGGTGTGTCCGGCATCGGCAAGACGAGCGTGGGGCGCGCCGTGGCGGAGCAACTCGGCTGGGCGTTCTTCGATGCCGATGACTTCCACCCGGCCGCGAACGTGGCAAAGATGCGAGCGGGGGAGGGGCTGACCGACGCCGACCGCGACCCGTGGCTCGACGCCGTCCGAGCGGTCATTGAGCGGGGGCTCCGCGAGGGCACGCCACTCGTTCTCGCCTGCTCAGCGCTGAGGGCGTCGTACCGTGCGCGCTTACACGCGGGCCATCCGCAGGTGCAGTTCGTATGGCTCGACGTAGCAGCGACGGAGATCGCGGAGCGGTTGGCATCGCGGGAAGACCATTTTGCCGGCCCCGATCTGCTGGCGAGTCAACTCGATACGTGGGAGCCCCCGGCACGCCACGAGGCCGTGCACGTCCGGGCCAACGGGACCGTGAACGAGGTCGCGCGACGCGTGGTCGCCACGCTCGCACTCCCACGCATCTCGGAGTAA
- a CDS encoding DUF1206 domain-containing protein, with amino-acid sequence MNHPSPQQAAHSDTVEKLARFGYAVKGVVYGLIGVLAVMAAFGSGGETSGSRGVLRTIADGPFGQILVGAAAIGLFGYALWRFVQAFLDPDNKGTDAEGVIKRIGYFGSGVIYAGLGWAALRLLLGNGGSGGESGADTWTAKLMAQPFGVWLVGIAGAITIGIGLYQLYKAYEAEFFDKLKTGEMSATERTWTKRVGQAGLAARGVVFGIIGVFLIQAALTANPEEARGLEGALDTLAAQPYGPYLLGVVALGFVAYGVYCGVLARYRRIPAGS; translated from the coding sequence ATGAATCACCCCTCTCCGCAACAGGCTGCGCACAGCGATACCGTCGAGAAACTCGCCCGCTTCGGGTACGCCGTCAAAGGCGTCGTCTACGGCCTTATCGGCGTGCTCGCCGTGATGGCGGCCTTCGGCTCGGGCGGCGAGACGAGCGGGTCGCGCGGCGTGCTCCGGACGATCGCGGACGGACCCTTCGGCCAAATCCTCGTCGGTGCCGCCGCCATCGGGCTGTTCGGCTATGCCCTCTGGCGTTTCGTCCAGGCCTTCCTCGACCCGGACAACAAAGGGACCGACGCCGAGGGCGTCATCAAACGGATCGGCTACTTCGGCAGCGGCGTGATCTACGCCGGGCTCGGGTGGGCGGCCTTGCGGCTCCTACTCGGCAACGGTGGAAGCGGGGGTGAGAGCGGGGCCGACACGTGGACGGCGAAACTCATGGCACAGCCGTTTGGCGTGTGGCTCGTCGGCATCGCCGGCGCCATCACGATTGGGATCGGCCTCTACCAGCTCTACAAGGCGTACGAGGCCGAGTTCTTCGACAAGCTGAAGACCGGCGAGATGAGCGCGACCGAGCGGACGTGGACGAAGCGCGTGGGGCAGGCCGGGCTCGCGGCGCGCGGCGTGGTGTTCGGCATCATCGGCGTTTTCTTAATCCAGGCCGCTCTCACCGCGAACCCGGAAGAAGCGCGTGGCTTAGAAGGCGCGCTCGACACGCTCGCCGCACAGCCCTATGGGCCGTACCTGCTCGGGGTCGTTGCCCTCGGGTTCGTCGCGTACGGCGTGTACTGCGGCGTCCTCGCCCGCTACCGACGGATCCCGGCCGGGTCGTGA
- a CDS encoding DUF2071 domain-containing protein, whose translation MNLHDFASSFPSSLLDEVGHRPYPVPGRPWVLRQTWRRLLFLHWPVPVAVLRGLIPPVFEVDTFDGEAWLGVVPFEMEGVRPRGLPAVSRLSDFAELNVRTYVRHRGKQAVYFFSLDAASRPAVRIARGLFHLPYFDAHMAVAESDAAVHYHSYRTHRGARPATFVGAYRPTGPAAQSEPGTLDHWLTERYAFGTTDRQGRAVLGEIHHPPWPLQPAEAEVQTNTMAEAAGIGLPDTPPLLHYAERIDMLGWAPKRVE comes from the coding sequence ATGAATCTCCACGACTTCGCCTCGTCATTCCCGTCCTCCCTGTTGGACGAGGTGGGGCATCGGCCCTACCCCGTTCCCGGTCGGCCGTGGGTACTGCGGCAGACGTGGCGGAGGCTGCTCTTCCTCCACTGGCCCGTCCCGGTCGCGGTACTGCGGGGCTTAATTCCTCCGGTGTTCGAGGTGGACACGTTCGACGGGGAAGCATGGCTAGGCGTGGTCCCGTTCGAGATGGAGGGCGTCCGTCCACGCGGTCTGCCCGCCGTCTCACGCCTCTCCGACTTCGCCGAGTTGAACGTGCGAACGTACGTCCGGCATCGCGGGAAGCAGGCCGTGTATTTCTTCAGCCTCGACGCGGCGAGCCGCCCGGCCGTGCGGATAGCGAGGGGGCTATTCCACCTCCCATACTTCGATGCGCACATGGCCGTGGCGGAGTCGGACGCGGCCGTGCACTACCACAGCTACCGCACGCATCGGGGAGCGAGACCGGCGACATTTGTCGGCGCCTACCGGCCGACCGGACCCGCGGCGCAGAGCGAACCGGGCACGCTCGATCACTGGCTGACGGAGCGGTACGCGTTCGGGACGACGGACCGGCAGGGGCGCGCCGTGCTCGGGGAGATCCACCACCCGCCGTGGCCGCTCCAGCCCGCCGAGGCCGAGGTGCAGACAAACACGATGGCGGAGGCGGCCGGCATCGGGTTGCCGGACACGCCGCCGCTGCTGCACTACGCCGAGCGGATCGACATGCTCGGCTGGGCGCCGAAGCGGGTCGAGTGA
- a CDS encoding HmuY family protein: MRPRYLALAALPLLLTACLSTRPAPTPTVVTVADLDARGEDGHYTFYSLRDGTVVPAADSASAKWDLAFKSTTILVNGGSSGPGEGGVVVLHDTSFAAVTEAPPSEAYVVDQGIDRMETAIPGGAGNGWYDYDFATGIVSPRPVVLAVRTADGRYAKVQIDSYYLGAPGPAEIAPDVGFRYYTFRYLFQTDGSRQLR; the protein is encoded by the coding sequence ATGCGCCCCCGTTATCTTGCTCTCGCGGCCCTCCCCCTCCTCCTCACGGCGTGCCTCTCCACGCGGCCTGCGCCGACACCCACTGTGGTGACCGTGGCAGACCTGGACGCCCGGGGCGAGGACGGCCATTACACGTTCTACAGCCTCCGCGATGGCACCGTCGTCCCCGCCGCCGACTCCGCCTCTGCGAAGTGGGACCTTGCCTTCAAGTCCACGACGATCCTCGTCAACGGCGGCTCGTCCGGACCGGGCGAAGGGGGCGTCGTCGTGCTCCACGACACGAGCTTCGCGGCCGTCACCGAAGCGCCGCCATCGGAGGCTTACGTCGTAGACCAGGGCATCGACAGAATGGAGACGGCGATTCCGGGCGGCGCCGGCAACGGGTGGTACGACTACGACTTCGCGACCGGCATCGTCTCACCGCGTCCCGTCGTCCTCGCCGTCCGCACCGCCGACGGACGCTACGCGAAGGTGCAGATCGACAGCTACTACCTCGGTGCCCCCGGCCCTGCCGAGATCGCCCCCGACGTGGGCTTCCGCTACTACACGTTCCGCTACCTCTTCCAGACCGACGGCTCCCGACAACTCCGCTGA
- a CDS encoding hemolysin III family protein — protein sequence MRQARAALAAQRQRLREEIASGVTHGIGLLLAVAAVPVLIVLGALRGDAVHVAGFTVYGSSLVLVYATSTLYHAFQQPRLKHVFRILDHAAIYLLIAGTYTPVTLLSMNGPWGWTLLTLVWALAVFGCVFKLFFVDRYEGFSTVLYLVMGWLVVLVIKPFLAGVPTVPLLWLIAGGLCYTVGVVFFVWERLPYNHAVWHLFVIGGSACHYVAMLLYVW from the coding sequence ATGCGGCAGGCACGGGCCGCGCTCGCTGCCCAGCGGCAGCGGCTCCGCGAGGAGATCGCCAGCGGGGTGACGCACGGGATCGGGTTGCTGCTGGCCGTCGCGGCGGTGCCGGTGCTCATCGTGCTCGGCGCGCTCCGCGGCGACGCCGTCCACGTCGCCGGCTTCACGGTCTACGGCTCCTCGCTCGTCCTCGTCTACGCGACGTCGACGCTCTACCACGCCTTCCAGCAGCCGCGGCTCAAGCACGTCTTTCGCATCCTCGACCACGCGGCGATCTACCTCCTCATCGCGGGGACGTACACGCCGGTCACCCTCTTGAGCATGAACGGGCCGTGGGGGTGGACGCTGCTGACGCTCGTGTGGGCGCTCGCCGTGTTCGGCTGCGTGTTCAAGCTGTTCTTCGTGGACCGCTACGAGGGCTTTTCAACGGTGCTCTACCTCGTGATGGGGTGGCTCGTCGTCCTCGTCATCAAGCCGTTCCTCGCTGGGGTGCCGACCGTGCCGCTGCTGTGGCTGATCGCGGGCGGGCTGTGCTACACCGTAGGCGTCGTGTTCTTCGTGTGGGAACGGTTGCCGTACAACCACGCCGTGTGGCACCTCTTCGTCATCGGTGGGAGCGCGTGCCACTACGTCGCGATGCTGCTCTATGTGTGGTGA
- a CDS encoding glycosyltransferase, translating into MTFLLLPTAIYAALMLGLAVLTARLSRRHRPVATAPLPRIAVLVAARNEETRLSRCLDALLAQDYPADRIDIFVADDHSTDGTAAVIERYRVRTAAAVLAGDDLDDDQSGPPAVLPTVHAVDVPAPYGTLRGKALAIHSAVEACDHDILLVSDADCAPPPEWARSLVAYFDDPETGMVCGQTYIDTPDDRLSELQALDWAYLLAVSSVLAEAGRPLTAMGNNMAFRRSLYEAVGGYPALPFSVTEDYMLFKSIHEQTDARLRYPADPALRNVTLPLHRITDVYQQRRRWARGGMKARPAVYAAYALTHLAHLLPLVGLFVAPGPTLAVLAVKVGADFAVLWTALGPSRRRGLLRTFPAFEAYLFFYLVTLPTVLLFFPEINWKDRKL; encoded by the coding sequence ATGACGTTCCTCCTCCTTCCCACCGCCATCTACGCCGCGCTGATGCTCGGCCTCGCCGTGCTCACGGCCCGGCTGTCGCGGCGGCATCGGCCCGTGGCGACGGCTCCACTCCCGCGCATCGCCGTGCTCGTGGCGGCGCGGAATGAGGAGACCCGGCTCTCGCGCTGCCTCGACGCCCTCCTCGCGCAGGACTACCCCGCCGACCGGATCGACATCTTCGTCGCCGACGACCACTCGACGGACGGGACGGCGGCCGTGATCGAGCGCTACCGCGTCCGCACCGCCGCCGCCGTGCTCGCGGGCGACGACCTCGACGACGACCAAAGCGGGCCTCCGGCCGTGCTGCCAACCGTGCACGCCGTCGACGTGCCCGCGCCCTACGGCACGCTCCGGGGCAAGGCCCTCGCCATCCACTCCGCCGTCGAGGCCTGCGACCACGACATCCTCCTCGTCTCCGACGCCGATTGCGCGCCGCCGCCGGAGTGGGCCCGCAGCCTCGTCGCCTACTTCGACGACCCCGAGACGGGGATGGTCTGCGGCCAGACGTACATCGACACGCCCGATGACCGGCTGAGCGAGTTGCAGGCGCTCGACTGGGCGTACCTCCTCGCCGTCTCCTCCGTCCTCGCCGAGGCCGGCCGGCCGCTCACCGCGATGGGTAACAACATGGCGTTCCGCCGCTCGCTCTACGAGGCCGTCGGCGGCTACCCCGCGCTCCCGTTCTCGGTGACCGAGGACTACATGCTCTTCAAGAGCATCCACGAGCAGACCGACGCCCGCCTCCGCTACCCCGCCGACCCCGCGCTCCGCAACGTCACGCTTCCGCTCCACCGCATCACCGACGTGTACCAACAGCGTCGGCGCTGGGCGCGCGGGGGAATGAAAGCGCGGCCGGCGGTCTACGCCGCGTACGCCCTCACGCACCTCGCACACCTCCTCCCGCTAGTCGGCCTGTTCGTCGCGCCGGGCCCCACGCTCGCGGTCCTCGCGGTCAAGGTCGGTGCGGACTTCGCGGTGCTCTGGACGGCCCTCGGCCCGAGCCGGCGGCGCGGACTGCTGCGGACGTTCCCCGCCTTCGAAGCGTATCTGTTCTTCTACCTCGTCACGCTCCCCACCGTCCTCCTCTTCTTCCCCGAGATCAACTGGAAGGATCGGAAGCTTTAG
- a CDS encoding polysaccharide deacetylase family protein → MSALTLFLGAAAPRTAARLFPDLLWRRNDGSRTLYLTFDDGPDEATPALLDLLARYEVPAAFFLLGAPSRRRPDLVRAIRDAGHVVGQHTDTHPDPWKTPAATVTAEMERATATLEDVTGEAVRWMRPPYGHFTFAMRAWCRARGQRMVMWDVMPGDFLSSATAEVVFQRVVGSARPGSVIVLHEGGHARRVTPTALARALPYLLADGYRFASLDPASFDRASLDRAPA, encoded by the coding sequence ATGAGCGCGCTCACGCTTTTTCTCGGCGCTGCGGCCCCGCGCACGGCGGCCCGCCTCTTCCCCGACCTCCTCTGGCGGCGGAACGACGGCTCGCGCACGCTCTACCTCACCTTCGACGATGGCCCCGACGAGGCGACGCCCGCCCTCCTCGACCTCCTCGCTCGCTATGAGGTCCCGGCTGCGTTCTTCCTGCTCGGTGCCCCGTCACGCCGCCGCCCCGACCTCGTCCGCGCCATCCGCGACGCGGGGCACGTCGTGGGGCAGCACACCGACACGCACCCCGACCCGTGGAAGACGCCCGCCGCGACCGTCACCGCCGAGATGGAGCGGGCGACGGCGACGCTGGAGGACGTGACCGGCGAGGCCGTGCGGTGGATGCGGCCCCCGTACGGCCACTTCACGTTCGCGATGCGGGCGTGGTGCCGGGCGCGCGGGCAGCGGATGGTGATGTGGGACGTGATGCCCGGGGACTTCCTATCTTCGGCCACTGCGGAGGTCGTCTTTCAGCGCGTCGTCGGGAGTGCGCGGCCGGGCTCCGTGATCGTGCTGCACGAGGGGGGACACGCCCGGCGCGTGACGCCGACGGCCCTCGCCCGCGCCCTCCCCTACCTCCTGGCCGACGGCTACCGCTTCGCCTCGCTCGACCCTGCTTCGTTCGACCGCGCCTCGCTCGACCGCGCCCCCGCATGA